CTGGTGATTGGCAGACAACTATTGTAGGAATATCCACGTACCTTAAGAACAATCTAGCTTTGTAGATTATATGGCTCTTAACATTTCCGAAATGTATTACACATAATTTATGCCTATTAACTTGTTTAGCTTCCTCGGGTTTAAGTCCAAATGTGGAACCCAAACTCCCTTGTGGAGCGTCTGACGGAATTCCCGCTCCTGCATCTAATACAAGAACACTTGTTTGAATTCCCGCTTCCCTTATTCCATAGGTAATTTCGCATACGGGTTTTGTAATATGCCTTCGTCCTGGAGACATTGCAACAACGACCACGTCATTACGCAGTCCTTCTGCAAATGTTCCTCTTTGGGCAAGCCCCCCTCCTTCTCCAAGACCCATAACCGCTCTACAATCAACGATCTGCTCTTTTCTACCTACGGGCATAAAATCACTTATTCGTTTGTTTCGCTTTTTGGGATCAAGGCAAC
This Methanococcus maripaludis C5 DNA region includes the following protein-coding sequences:
- the mcrC gene encoding methyl-coenzyme M reductase I operon protein C — protein: MPVGRKEQIVDCRAVMGLGEGGGLAQRGTFAEGLRNDVVVVAMSPGRRHITKPVCEITYGIREAGIQTSVLVLDAGAGIPSDAPQGSLGSTFGLKPEEAKQVNRHKLCVIHFGNVKSHIIYKARLFLRYVDIPTIVVCQSPVDMEDFATIGIKTRNVMPLESKTEGKIVEIITGVIRGESAPQKKIDEIIECIKKHLG